In Gemmatimonadales bacterium, the following are encoded in one genomic region:
- a CDS encoding 6-carboxytetrahydropterin synthase → MSTSLTRVVGFHAVHRLFRADWTDAQNREAFGPLSDPPGHAHDYRCAVTVRGPIHDSRGMVLDLTLLDRILHDEVVAPFEGANLNQDVPVFAGGRMLPTCEAIAAYVYPRISARLPAGVELERVRILEDPTLYADCTGLP, encoded by the coding sequence ATGTCCACTTCTCTGACGCGCGTCGTCGGATTTCATGCCGTTCACCGGCTCTTCCGAGCCGACTGGACCGACGCGCAGAACCGCGAAGCGTTCGGACCGCTCTCCGACCCGCCGGGGCACGCGCACGACTACCGGTGCGCCGTGACGGTCCGCGGCCCGATCCACGACTCCCGCGGCATGGTGCTCGACCTGACGCTGCTCGACCGGATCCTCCACGACGAAGTGGTGGCGCCGTTCGAGGGAGCCAACCTGAATCAGGATGTGCCCGTGTTTGCCGGCGGGCGGATGCTCCCGACCTGCGAGGCGATCGCCGCGTACGTCTACCCCCGCATCTCCGCCAGGCTGCCGGCCGGAGTCGAGCTGGAGCGGGTGCGTATCCTGGAGGACCCGACGCTCTATGCCGACTGCACCGGCCTCCCCTGA
- the gpmI gene encoding 2,3-bisphosphoglycerate-independent phosphoglycerate mutase, with amino-acid sequence MSNGNARNRVVLVVLDGWGYRPEREGNAIELAATPVWHRLWDSFPHTLLDASGLSVGLPEGQMGNSEVGHLNLGAGRVVPQDLVRISQSIQRGDFYQLPPLVELCGGLRQSGGTLHLVGLLGPGGVHALDRHLLACVELGVRHRVPAIAIHGFLDGRDSAPTLGAEVVRTLLQDMRRIAGPRVDIASLTGRYYGMDRDHRWNRTQVAYDAMVHGVGTPVEHPVQAVQAAYQRGETDEFIKPLVHFRQGRPVATMHDGDGVLFFNYRSDRMRQIVAALAIDGFAEFDLGNRPRLSCVTMTQYDQTFPIPQAFPPFTLARILAEVLAGSGRTQFRTAETEKYPHVTYFFNGGHEPPFPGEERCLIPSQRVATYDLAPEMSAAGITEALCRTIESGQHDFLLCNFANADMVGHTGVLPAVIRAVETVDRCLARVLSSAEKAGISVLITADHGNCEMMIDPVTGGVHTAHTTSPVPFVAVRSDADALRSGGSLRDVAPTVLRLLDMAPPAEMTGCDLREI; translated from the coding sequence ATGTCAAACGGCAACGCCCGGAACCGGGTCGTTTTGGTGGTTCTGGACGGCTGGGGATATCGTCCCGAGCGTGAGGGGAACGCCATCGAGCTCGCCGCCACCCCGGTCTGGCACCGGCTCTGGGATTCCTTCCCCCACACCCTCCTCGATGCCAGCGGCCTGTCCGTAGGGCTTCCCGAAGGGCAGATGGGCAACAGCGAAGTCGGTCATCTCAACCTGGGCGCCGGGCGGGTGGTGCCGCAGGACCTGGTGCGGATCTCCCAGAGCATTCAGCGGGGCGATTTCTACCAGCTGCCGCCGCTGGTGGAGCTGTGCGGCGGACTGCGCCAGAGCGGCGGTACCCTGCATCTCGTCGGCCTGCTCGGACCCGGCGGGGTGCATGCGCTCGACCGGCATCTCCTCGCCTGCGTCGAGCTGGGCGTCCGCCACCGGGTGCCGGCGATCGCGATCCACGGTTTCCTCGATGGGCGCGACTCCGCCCCGACGCTGGGTGCGGAAGTGGTGCGCACCCTGCTTCAGGACATGCGGCGCATCGCCGGACCCCGGGTGGACATCGCCTCGCTCACCGGCCGCTACTACGGCATGGACCGGGACCACCGGTGGAACCGCACCCAGGTCGCCTACGATGCCATGGTCCACGGGGTGGGCACACCGGTCGAGCATCCGGTGCAGGCGGTGCAGGCGGCATATCAGCGGGGGGAGACCGACGAGTTCATCAAGCCGCTGGTCCACTTCCGGCAGGGCCGGCCGGTGGCGACGATGCACGACGGCGACGGAGTGCTGTTCTTCAACTATCGCAGCGACCGGATGCGGCAGATCGTCGCCGCGCTGGCGATCGACGGGTTCGCCGAATTCGACCTGGGCAACCGGCCGAGGCTATCCTGCGTCACCATGACGCAATACGACCAGACGTTTCCCATTCCGCAGGCGTTCCCGCCGTTCACGCTCGCACGGATACTGGCGGAGGTGCTGGCCGGTTCGGGCCGGACCCAGTTCCGGACCGCGGAGACGGAGAAGTACCCGCACGTCACGTACTTCTTCAATGGCGGCCACGAGCCGCCGTTCCCCGGAGAGGAGCGCTGCCTGATCCCCTCGCAACGCGTGGCCACGTACGATCTGGCGCCCGAGATGAGCGCGGCCGGTATCACCGAGGCGCTCTGCCGCACCATCGAGTCCGGGCAGCATGATTTCCTCCTCTGCAATTTCGCCAACGCCGACATGGTGGGACATACCGGTGTGCTTCCCGCCGTGATCCGGGCCGTGGAGACGGTAGACCGCTGCCTGGCCCGGGTGCTGAGCAGTGCGGAGAAGGCGGGCATCAGCGTCCTCATCACTGCCGACCATGGAAATTGCGAGATGATGATCGACCCGGTCACCGGCGGGGTGCACACCGCGCATACCACCAGTCCCGTGCCCTTCGTCGCGGTCCGGTCCGACGCCGATGCGCTTCGCTCCGGGGGCTCCCTTCGGGACGTCGCGCCCACCGTGCTCCGGCTGCTCGACATGGCCCCGCCGGCCGAGATGACCGGATGTGATCTTCGTGAGATCTGA
- a CDS encoding amino acid permease, translated as MVAPAKAPAAAGQSPEFIRGIGPLAAISLVVGSMIGSGIFIVSADIGRQVSAWGPGALLIVWVVTGAMTVVAALAYAELAAMIPKAGGQYVFLREGLSPLAGFLYGWTLFTVIQTGTIAAVAVAFAKFLGVLVPLSPDVFLRLGQVHLPGSSEAIQLGLSPQRIVAMLMIAVLTVTNMRGVTLGAAIQTVFSVAKIGALAAIVLLGLTLFRQPDIAATNFSNFWGTGSWSLAVVPVIGAAMVGSLFSSDAWNNVTFAAAEVQDPTRNLPRALAIGTGTVSLLYILANVAYLNILPFYGEPNGTDVLARGLQYAAQDRVGTAAIEVAMGAGAATVMAVAILLSTFGCNNGLILSGPRVYYAMARDGLFFERAGTLHPIYRTPIFGLIAQAVWAAVLCISGTYNQLLDYVIFAALVFYFLTTVALFRLRRIRPDLPRPVKAFGYPVLPALYLVAVGGLMVILLFERPLYTWPGLLIVALGIPVYLLWRRTGTPTG; from the coding sequence GTGGTCGCCCCCGCGAAGGCACCGGCGGCCGCCGGCCAGTCTCCCGAGTTCATCCGCGGCATCGGTCCGCTGGCCGCCATCTCCCTGGTGGTCGGCTCGATGATCGGCTCCGGGATCTTCATCGTCTCGGCCGATATCGGGCGGCAGGTGTCGGCCTGGGGGCCGGGGGCGCTGCTGATCGTCTGGGTCGTCACTGGCGCGATGACCGTGGTGGCCGCGCTGGCCTATGCCGAGCTTGCGGCGATGATCCCCAAAGCCGGCGGGCAGTACGTCTTTCTCCGGGAGGGACTCTCGCCGCTGGCGGGGTTCCTCTACGGATGGACCCTGTTCACCGTCATCCAGACCGGGACCATCGCCGCCGTGGCGGTGGCGTTTGCCAAGTTTCTCGGCGTCCTGGTCCCGCTTTCGCCCGACGTGTTCCTGCGGCTCGGCCAGGTGCACCTGCCGGGGAGCAGCGAGGCGATCCAGCTCGGGCTCTCGCCCCAGCGGATCGTGGCGATGCTGATGATCGCGGTCCTCACCGTCACCAACATGCGCGGCGTGACCCTCGGCGCGGCGATCCAGACGGTCTTCAGTGTCGCCAAGATCGGCGCGCTCGCGGCCATCGTGCTGCTGGGGCTCACGCTGTTCCGGCAGCCCGACATCGCGGCCACCAATTTCTCCAACTTTTGGGGCACCGGGAGCTGGAGCCTCGCGGTGGTGCCGGTGATCGGGGCCGCCATGGTGGGCTCGCTCTTTTCGAGCGACGCCTGGAACAACGTGACCTTCGCCGCCGCCGAAGTGCAGGATCCGACCAGGAACCTGCCGCGGGCCCTCGCCATCGGCACCGGGACGGTGAGCCTGCTCTACATCCTGGCCAACGTGGCTTATCTCAACATCCTGCCGTTCTACGGCGAACCCAACGGCACCGACGTGCTGGCCCGCGGGCTCCAGTACGCGGCGCAGGACCGGGTAGGCACCGCCGCAATCGAAGTGGCGATGGGTGCGGGCGCGGCGACGGTGATGGCGGTCGCGATCCTGCTGTCCACCTTCGGGTGCAACAACGGGCTGATCCTCTCGGGCCCGCGAGTCTACTATGCCATGGCGCGCGACGGGCTCTTCTTCGAGCGCGCCGGGACGCTACACCCGATCTATCGCACGCCGATATTCGGGCTCATAGCCCAGGCGGTCTGGGCCGCGGTGCTCTGCATCAGCGGGACCTACAACCAGCTGCTCGACTACGTCATCTTCGCGGCGCTGGTCTTCTATTTTCTCACCACGGTGGCGCTCTTCCGTCTGCGGCGGATCCGGCCGGACCTCCCGCGTCCGGTGAAGGCGTTCGGGTACCCGGTGCTGCCCGCGCTCTACCTGGTGGCGGTGGGCGGATTGATGGTGATTCTGCTGTTCGAGAGGCCGCTCTATACCTGGCCGGGGCTGCTGATCGTGGCCCTCGGGATCCCGGTGTACCTTCTCTGGCGCAGAACCGGGACCCCGACAGGGTGA
- the guaB gene encoding IMP dehydrogenase: MTVIRPKPGLTFDDVLLVPRYAAIHPREVSTATRFTRSISLNIPLISAAMDTVTEADMAIAMARGGGIGVLHKNMSPERQAAEVDRVKRSESGMILNPTTLGPDRPLREAYQLMRRFKISGVPIVDGQGRLIGIITNRDLQFERNLDQPIREVMTKENLVTAPVGTSLDDAERILARHRIEKLPVVDAQGILKGLITVKDIFKRREHPNANKDQHGRLRVAAAVGAGPDALARARGLVDAGVDVVVVDSAHGHSEGVLSTVGQLRESFPDIQLVAGNVATEAGAREMVRRGVDAVKVGIGPGSICTTRVVTGVGVPQVTAIMDALRGVDDVPVIADGGIKYSGDVVKALAAGASSVMMGSMLAGTEESPGESVLAEGRRYKMIRGMGSLSAMQDGSADRYFQEGEMAPSKLVPEGIEGRVPYKGPVADVLYQMVGGLRSGMGYCGVGSVPQLQCDVEMIQITSAGLRESHPHDVTITREAPNYSA, translated from the coding sequence ATGACCGTTATTCGCCCCAAGCCCGGCCTCACCTTCGACGATGTGCTTCTGGTGCCGCGATATGCGGCCATCCACCCGCGCGAGGTCTCGACCGCCACCCGCTTCACCCGCAGCATCTCGCTCAACATTCCGCTGATCTCCGCCGCCATGGATACCGTCACCGAGGCCGACATGGCCATCGCCATGGCCCGGGGCGGCGGCATCGGCGTGCTGCATAAGAACATGTCCCCCGAGCGGCAGGCGGCCGAGGTGGACCGGGTGAAGCGCAGCGAGAGCGGGATGATCCTCAATCCCACCACGCTCGGGCCCGACCGGCCGCTCCGCGAGGCCTACCAGCTCATGCGCCGCTTCAAGATCTCCGGCGTTCCGATCGTGGACGGCCAGGGGAGGCTCATCGGGATCATCACCAACCGCGATCTCCAGTTCGAGCGGAACCTCGACCAGCCGATCCGCGAGGTGATGACCAAGGAGAATCTGGTCACGGCCCCGGTGGGTACCAGCCTGGATGACGCCGAGCGGATCCTCGCCCGGCACCGGATCGAGAAGCTCCCGGTGGTGGACGCCCAGGGCATCCTCAAGGGCCTCATCACCGTCAAGGACATCTTCAAGCGCCGCGAGCACCCCAACGCCAACAAGGACCAGCACGGCCGGCTCCGGGTCGCGGCAGCCGTGGGCGCCGGTCCCGACGCCCTCGCCCGGGCGCGAGGGCTGGTCGATGCCGGCGTCGACGTGGTGGTGGTGGACTCGGCGCACGGTCACAGCGAGGGGGTGCTGAGCACCGTCGGACAGCTCCGGGAGAGCTTCCCCGACATCCAGCTCGTGGCCGGCAACGTCGCCACCGAGGCTGGTGCGCGCGAGATGGTGCGCCGCGGGGTGGACGCCGTGAAGGTCGGGATCGGCCCAGGCAGCATCTGCACGACCCGGGTGGTCACCGGCGTCGGCGTCCCCCAGGTCACCGCCATCATGGACGCGCTCCGGGGGGTGGACGACGTGCCCGTAATTGCCGACGGGGGCATCAAGTACTCCGGGGACGTGGTGAAAGCCCTGGCCGCTGGAGCGTCTTCGGTCATGATGGGGTCGATGCTGGCCGGCACCGAGGAGAGCCCCGGCGAGTCGGTGCTGGCCGAAGGCCGCCGCTACAAGATGATCCGCGGCATGGGCAGCCTCTCCGCCATGCAGGACGGCTCGGCCGACCGCTACTTCCAAGAGGGGGAGATGGCACCCTCCAAGCTGGTGCCGGAAGGCATCGAGGGCCGCGTGCCCTACAAGGGCCCCGTGGCCGACGTGCTCTATCAGATGGTCGGGGGTCTCCGGAGCGGCATGGGGTATTGCGGGGTCGGCAGTGTTCCTCAGTTGCAGTGCGACGTGGAGATGATTCAGATCACCTCGGCCGGCCTCCGCGAGTCGCACCCGCACGATGTGACCATCACGCGGGAAGCACCGAACTACAGCGCCTAA
- a CDS encoding amino acid permease translates to MNLWATKSITVLRAEAEATGERSLKRSLGALNLTMLGIGAIIGAGIFVLTGLAAALHAGPAVPISFIVAAVACGLAGLCYAEMASAVPVAGSAYTYSYATMGEFVAWIIGWDLVLEYAMGAATVGVGWSGYFVSLLDYLGIHLPEAVTSAPLRFCSAADVTNAVAHCVQPGWNNTGALVNLPAMAIVLLATTVLTIGIEESAKVNNLIVILKIAVVLMFLVFGWRYVTPSNWHPFIPPNTGTFGEYGWSGVFRGAGLIFFAYIGFDAVSTAAQEARNPQKDMPTGILGSLGICTVLYILVSLTLTGLVKYDRLNVAHPVAYAVEQIPQLTWLRPFINVGAVLGLGSVVLVMLLGQSRVFYSMSRDGLIGAWAGKVHPRFRTPYLSTIGVGLIVAVITGTFPIQILGELVNIGTLLAFVLVCGGVWILRNKRPDLERPFRTPLVPLVPILGILACFGLMATLPGDTWLRLFVWLVIGFGIYFGYSRKHSVLQQEIAESPAPVREPVGR, encoded by the coding sequence ATGAACTTATGGGCCACTAAGTCCATCACGGTCCTGCGCGCCGAGGCCGAGGCGACGGGCGAGCGCTCGCTCAAGCGGTCACTGGGGGCACTCAACCTGACCATGCTTGGTATCGGGGCCATTATCGGAGCGGGCATCTTCGTGCTCACCGGGCTGGCTGCCGCGCTGCATGCAGGCCCGGCCGTGCCGATCTCCTTCATCGTCGCCGCCGTCGCGTGCGGACTGGCGGGCCTCTGCTACGCGGAGATGGCGAGCGCGGTGCCGGTTGCCGGGAGTGCGTACACCTACTCCTACGCCACCATGGGCGAGTTCGTCGCCTGGATCATCGGGTGGGACCTGGTACTGGAATACGCCATGGGCGCGGCCACGGTCGGCGTCGGCTGGTCCGGCTATTTCGTGAGTCTGCTCGACTATCTCGGCATTCACCTTCCGGAGGCTGTGACCTCTGCGCCGCTCCGCTTCTGCAGCGCGGCCGATGTCACCAATGCCGTGGCCCATTGCGTCCAGCCGGGATGGAACAACACGGGCGCGCTGGTGAACCTTCCGGCGATGGCGATCGTACTCCTGGCCACCACGGTGCTGACCATCGGCATCGAGGAATCCGCCAAGGTCAACAACCTGATCGTCATCCTGAAGATCGCCGTGGTGCTCATGTTCCTGGTCTTCGGCTGGCGGTACGTGACCCCGTCCAACTGGCATCCCTTCATCCCGCCCAACACCGGCACCTTCGGCGAGTACGGGTGGAGCGGGGTGTTCCGCGGGGCCGGGCTCATCTTCTTCGCCTATATCGGATTCGACGCCGTCAGCACGGCGGCGCAGGAGGCCCGCAATCCGCAGAAGGACATGCCGACGGGTATTCTGGGATCGCTGGGCATCTGCACCGTTCTCTACATCCTGGTGTCGCTGACCCTCACCGGACTGGTGAAGTACGATCGGCTCAACGTGGCGCACCCGGTGGCCTACGCGGTGGAGCAGATTCCTCAGCTCACCTGGCTGCGTCCGTTCATCAACGTCGGCGCGGTGCTCGGGCTCGGGTCGGTCGTGCTGGTCATGCTCCTGGGCCAGAGCCGGGTCTTCTACTCGATGTCTCGGGACGGCTTGATCGGAGCCTGGGCGGGGAAAGTGCATCCCCGCTTCCGTACCCCGTACCTCTCGACCATCGGCGTCGGTCTCATCGTCGCGGTCATCACCGGCACCTTCCCGATTCAGATTCTGGGTGAGCTGGTCAACATCGGAACCCTCCTCGCCTTCGTGCTGGTGTGCGGCGGCGTATGGATCCTGCGGAACAAGCGGCCCGATCTGGAGCGGCCGTTCCGCACTCCCCTGGTGCCCCTGGTCCCCATCCTGGGTATCCTGGCGTGCTTCGGGCTGATGGCCACGCTTCCCGGCGACACCTGGCTCCGCTTGTTCGTTTGGCTGGTGATCGGGTTCGGCATCTACTTCGGGTACAGCCGCAAGCACAGCGTGCTGCAGCAGGAGATCGCGGAATCGCCGGCTCCGGTCCGGGAGCCGGTGGGACGGTAG
- a CDS encoding bifunctional oligoribonuclease/PAP phosphatase NrnA, with the protein MPFVLAPDRIAAARSLATVLTPGRRVCLITHVNPDGDGLGSEAGLAHLLRDRGIEAVVTNPTPTPPRFEFLFEDLPSVDRTREAVRELRRADAIVVLDISDLGRLGMLGETVRASRVPVACVDHHVSEGILPDGPRYLDASAAATGELVFELALANGWKLTEQAARGLYVAILTDTGGFRFSNTRPRTLRIAAELLETGVDPEEIYLEVYARAPEGRPRLFAEALQTLVVEPQHGLAWVTVPSGAIERLGVSSDDLDGVVEFPRSIEGVRMALLFREVSQGRVKVSLRSVGAVDVAAFANKFGGGGHTKAAGLALPGTLAEVQATVLGAARTYLGGNGGKQR; encoded by the coding sequence ATGCCGTTCGTGCTCGCTCCCGACCGGATCGCCGCCGCGCGGTCCCTCGCCACCGTGCTGACGCCCGGCCGCCGGGTCTGCCTGATCACCCACGTCAATCCCGACGGCGATGGGCTCGGCAGCGAGGCAGGCCTCGCCCACCTGCTGCGTGACCGCGGGATCGAGGCGGTCGTGACCAACCCCACCCCGACGCCGCCCAGGTTCGAGTTCCTGTTTGAGGACTTGCCTTCTGTCGATCGCACCCGCGAGGCCGTGCGCGAGCTCCGACGTGCCGACGCGATCGTAGTGCTCGATATCTCCGATCTCGGCCGCCTCGGCATGCTGGGTGAGACGGTCCGCGCCAGCCGGGTGCCGGTGGCCTGCGTCGACCACCATGTGAGCGAAGGCATACTTCCCGATGGGCCGCGCTACCTGGATGCCAGTGCCGCCGCGACTGGCGAGCTGGTCTTCGAGCTGGCGCTCGCGAATGGCTGGAAGCTGACCGAGCAGGCCGCGCGCGGGCTCTACGTCGCCATCCTCACGGACACGGGAGGGTTTCGTTTCAGCAACACCCGGCCGCGCACGCTGCGAATCGCGGCGGAGCTGCTGGAAACCGGGGTGGACCCGGAGGAGATCTATCTCGAAGTGTACGCCCGCGCGCCCGAGGGACGCCCCCGTCTCTTCGCCGAGGCGCTGCAGACCCTGGTGGTCGAGCCGCAGCACGGCCTGGCGTGGGTGACGGTGCCCTCGGGAGCCATCGAGCGGTTGGGCGTGTCCTCGGATGACCTCGACGGCGTGGTGGAGTTTCCCCGCTCGATCGAGGGGGTGAGGATGGCCCTCCTGTTCCGGGAGGTGAGCCAGGGACGAGTCAAGGTCTCGCTTCGGTCGGTGGGCGCCGTGGATGTGGCGGCGTTTGCCAACAAGTTCGGCGGCGGGGGACACACCAAGGCGGCCGGCTTAGCCTTGCCGGGCACCCTCGCCGAAGTCCAAGCCACCGTGCTCGGCGCTGCGCGGACCTATCTCGGCGGCAATGGGGGGAAGCAGCGCTGA
- a CDS encoding NifU family protein: MDTIDRIEKTLDTLRPYIASHRGHVEVVDFDESEGLLLLRLGGTCHGCAASTITLKQGIETRLRAMVPEVKQVEAV, from the coding sequence ATGGATACCATCGATCGGATCGAGAAAACACTCGACACCCTGCGTCCCTACATCGCGTCCCATCGCGGTCATGTGGAGGTCGTCGACTTCGACGAAAGCGAGGGCCTGCTGCTGCTTCGGCTGGGCGGCACCTGCCACGGCTGCGCCGCGTCCACCATCACCCTCAAGCAGGGCATCGAGACCCGGCTGCGGGCAATGGTGCCCGAGGTGAAGCAGGTGGAGGCCGTCTAG
- a CDS encoding Mrp/NBP35 family ATP-binding protein, with protein sequence MADSIEARVAAALAAIRNPRVDNDLLSAGMIRDLTTTEDGKVSFTFLLAPEDPATLVRQARAAVQAVEGVRRDEVKITVTNPAGPARVTHAAPTGAAPPAPEPAPTAAEQPNLGRIIAVSSGKGGVGKSTVAVNLAVALAQAGLQVGVMDADIYGPNVPRMFGVFEKPPVYGGKIQPLEAHGVRLMSLGFLVERDAPAIWRGPIIMKIVQQFLRDVEWGQLDYFIVDMPPGTGDAQLSLVQATHVSGAVIVTTPQEMAVGDALRGAKMFERVGVPVVGVIENMSGFTDPETGRRFELFSSGGGQRLAEELGVPLLGSVPLQPRLAELADAGNPVVVAEPESAAGLVLRQIAEQLQAKTAGRSVALPILRG encoded by the coding sequence GTGGCGGACTCGATCGAGGCCCGGGTCGCCGCGGCCCTCGCGGCCATCCGCAACCCGCGGGTGGACAACGACCTGCTCTCCGCTGGGATGATCCGGGACCTCACTACCACCGAGGACGGGAAGGTGAGCTTCACCTTCCTGCTGGCCCCGGAAGATCCGGCTACCCTGGTGCGTCAGGCGCGGGCCGCCGTGCAGGCAGTCGAGGGAGTGCGGCGGGACGAGGTCAAGATCACGGTCACCAATCCGGCGGGACCCGCGCGGGTGACCCATGCGGCGCCCACCGGTGCGGCCCCGCCCGCTCCGGAGCCGGCCCCCACGGCTGCGGAGCAGCCCAACCTCGGCCGGATCATCGCGGTGTCCTCCGGCAAGGGTGGCGTAGGGAAGTCCACGGTGGCGGTGAACCTCGCCGTGGCGCTTGCCCAGGCCGGACTGCAGGTCGGGGTCATGGACGCGGACATCTACGGGCCCAATGTGCCGCGCATGTTCGGCGTCTTCGAGAAGCCCCCGGTTTACGGCGGAAAGATCCAGCCGCTCGAGGCGCACGGCGTCCGGCTCATGTCGCTCGGCTTCCTGGTCGAGCGAGATGCCCCTGCCATCTGGCGTGGCCCCATCATCATGAAGATCGTGCAGCAGTTTCTCCGCGATGTGGAGTGGGGGCAGCTGGATTATTTCATCGTGGACATGCCGCCCGGAACCGGCGATGCCCAGCTCTCCCTCGTGCAGGCCACCCACGTCTCCGGCGCAGTGATCGTGACCACCCCGCAGGAGATGGCCGTGGGTGATGCGCTCCGCGGCGCCAAGATGTTCGAGCGGGTAGGGGTGCCGGTGGTCGGGGTGATCGAGAACATGAGCGGCTTCACCGATCCGGAGACCGGGCGCCGCTTCGAGCTGTTCTCCTCGGGTGGCGGTCAGCGCCTGGCCGAGGAGCTGGGCGTGCCGCTGCTGGGCAGCGTGCCGCTGCAGCCGCGCCTGGCGGAGCTGGCCGATGCCGGAAACCCGGTGGTGGTCGCGGAACCGGAGAGCGCCGCCGGGCTGGTCCTGCGTCAGATCGCCGAGCAGCTTCAGGCCAAGACCGCCGGCCGGAGCGTCGCGCTGCCGATCCTTCGGGGTTGA
- a CDS encoding SAM-dependent chlorinase/fluorinase produces the protein MPLITLLTDFGTTDSYVAEIKGVLLSAAPEAVLVDVTHQVPPGEVRAGAYLLGRAWHRFPAGTTHLAVVDPGVGTSRAGLALRAHGHWFVGPDNGLFTPVIRDTEVEIVELRIPRGASPTFHGRDLFAPAAAMLACGEPLPSLGRPFAGVPHRLVYAEPHYEGKSVLGEIVYVDRFGTLVTNLDTDLVPPYATMEVEGLDLGPLRRTFGDVPTGGLLAYVGSGGAVEVAVRDGSAARRLGLGVGGRVRARLG, from the coding sequence ATGCCGCTCATTACCCTGCTCACCGATTTCGGTACCACCGACTCCTACGTAGCCGAGATCAAGGGGGTACTCCTCAGCGCCGCTCCCGAGGCGGTGCTGGTGGACGTGACCCATCAGGTGCCCCCGGGAGAGGTGCGGGCCGGCGCCTATCTCCTGGGCCGCGCCTGGCATCGCTTCCCTGCGGGTACCACCCACCTGGCGGTCGTCGATCCGGGAGTGGGCACCAGCCGGGCCGGCCTGGCTCTCCGGGCGCACGGCCACTGGTTCGTCGGACCAGACAACGGCCTCTTCACCCCGGTCATCCGCGACACCGAAGTCGAGATCGTCGAGCTCAGGATCCCCCGCGGTGCCTCGCCGACGTTCCACGGGCGCGACCTCTTCGCTCCAGCAGCCGCGATGCTGGCGTGCGGCGAGCCGCTGCCGTCGCTGGGACGGCCGTTCGCGGGGGTTCCCCACCGCCTGGTCTACGCCGAACCGCACTACGAGGGGAAGTCGGTGCTGGGGGAGATCGTCTACGTCGATCGCTTCGGCACTCTGGTGACGAACCTCGACACCGATCTGGTCCCGCCCTACGCCACGATGGAGGTCGAAGGCCTCGACCTGGGGCCGCTCCGCCGCACGTTCGGGGACGTGCCCACCGGCGGGCTCCTGGCCTACGTCGGATCGGGCGGAGCGGTCGAGGTGGCGGTACGCGACGGCTCGGCCGCGCGGCGGCTCGGGTTGGGGGTGGGGGGGAGGGTCCGGGCGAGGCTGGGGTAG
- a CDS encoding DUF4126 domain-containing protein, which translates to MTPLETLGYVLGTSFASGLNLYATVAAAGLLQRFGLVQLPEPLHVLSNPLVVGVATALFVIEFVADKVPYVDSVWDAVHTFIRPPAAAFLSYSAFSGNVPEEWRIGAGLLAGGVALTSHGAKATTRAAVNASPEPFSNWTLSTVEDAFAVFLAWLAATHPIVTAVLVVALVIAAVLVIWRFFGLFRRLVAGTGERGSGEAVVGSRS; encoded by the coding sequence ATGACGCCGCTCGAAACGCTGGGCTACGTTCTCGGGACCTCCTTCGCTTCCGGACTCAATCTCTATGCGACGGTCGCGGCGGCTGGACTGCTCCAGCGCTTCGGTCTGGTCCAGCTTCCCGAGCCGCTGCACGTCCTCAGCAACCCGCTGGTGGTGGGGGTGGCGACGGCGCTGTTCGTGATCGAATTCGTCGCGGACAAGGTCCCCTACGTCGACTCGGTGTGGGACGCGGTGCACACCTTCATCCGCCCACCCGCGGCTGCCTTTCTCTCCTACAGCGCGTTCTCGGGAAACGTTCCGGAAGAGTGGCGAATCGGAGCCGGACTGCTCGCGGGCGGCGTGGCCCTCACCTCGCACGGCGCCAAGGCCACAACCCGCGCGGCCGTGAACGCGAGCCCGGAGCCGTTCAGCAACTGGACGCTCAGCACGGTGGAGGACGCCTTCGCGGTGTTCCTCGCCTGGCTGGCGGCAACGCATCCCATTGTGACGGCGGTGCTCGTCGTCGCGCTGGTAATCGCGGCGGTGCTGGTGATCTGGCGGTTCTTCGGGCTGTTCCGGCGGCTGGTGGCGGGGACGGGGGAAAGGGGCTCGGGAGAGGCGGTAGTGGGAAGCAGGTCGTAA